From the genome of Thermococcus chitonophagus, one region includes:
- a CDS encoding ABC transporter ATP-binding protein, translated as MAIIEFEGVELGYNGRPVLKVKSLDIEEGITCLIGPNGSGKTTFLRGVSGILKPIKGKIKVYGYDLFSPEADNIRPKIGLLPENSSPYPDMTVIEYLKYWAEFYGTSMSSVKRVLEMFDLVKIKDKLCSALSQGQKRRVMLARIFLIKPKLLVLDEPTANLDPEVSYNLMKLIARMGREIPIIYSTHLLREVEHVFDRLLFIKNGKIVANYTRDDVEGMDLYEVYMKVSGGITE; from the coding sequence ATGGCAATTATAGAGTTCGAGGGCGTTGAATTGGGTTATAATGGAAGACCCGTACTTAAGGTTAAATCCCTTGACATTGAAGAAGGCATAACGTGCTTAATTGGCCCAAATGGTTCAGGAAAAACAACATTCCTTCGAGGAGTTTCAGGGATATTAAAGCCTATAAAGGGCAAGATTAAGGTTTATGGTTATGATTTATTTTCCCCAGAGGCAGATAACATTCGACCAAAAATAGGCCTATTACCAGAGAACTCTTCTCCATACCCAGACATGACCGTAATAGAGTATCTGAAATACTGGGCCGAATTTTATGGAACCTCAATGTCTTCTGTCAAGAGAGTTCTGGAAATGTTCGACCTCGTGAAAATAAAAGACAAGCTTTGCTCAGCTTTGAGTCAAGGACAAAAACGAAGGGTCATGTTGGCCAGAATATTCCTTATTAAACCAAAACTACTTGTTCTTGACGAGCCTACGGCAAACCTAGATCCGGAAGTTTCCTATAACCTCATGAAGTTGATAGCCCGCATGGGCAGGGAGATTCCAATAATATATTCAACCCACCTCCTCAGGGAGGTAGAACATGTTTTCGATAGACTACTGTTCATAAAGAATGGGAAGATAGTTGCCAACTACACGAGGGATGATGTTGAGGGGATGGATCTTTACGAGGTATATATGAAAGTTTCGGGAGGTATTACCGAATGA
- a CDS encoding TasA family protein — protein sequence MKKKIVLVAIVGVVIATLTLGKALGAFRDVSRSEDNVISSGEFDIRISRDNSRFYDNTRIFKLEDLKPGDTKNVTFFIKNYGEIPASNISMYIFVKDVEDKLSSAEKPYDLTPDKGELSSCIIVNKILVNSKNILDSPKKLSELAGKEIKLFTGGLAKKESIKVTLLLSFDSNAGNECMTDSTEVMLKIVATQ from the coding sequence ATGAAAAAGAAAATTGTATTAGTAGCGATAGTAGGAGTTGTTATAGCAACGCTTACCCTGGGGAAAGCCCTGGGAGCATTCAGGGATGTGTCCAGATCTGAGGACAACGTAATATCGAGCGGAGAGTTTGACATAAGGATAAGCAGGGATAATTCACGATTTTACGATAACACGCGGATTTTTAAACTGGAAGACTTAAAACCTGGAGACACTAAAAATGTAACGTTCTTCATAAAGAACTATGGCGAGATTCCCGCCAGCAATATCTCCATGTATATTTTCGTCAAAGACGTTGAAGACAAACTGTCATCCGCAGAAAAACCTTATGACCTGACTCCCGACAAGGGAGAACTGAGCTCATGCATAATCGTCAATAAGATCTTGGTCAATTCAAAGAACATTCTTGATTCTCCAAAGAAGCTATCTGAGCTAGCAGGCAAAGAGATAAAGCTCTTTACTGGCGGATTAGCTAAAAAAGAATCCATTAAGGTTACACTCCTGCTGTCATTCGACAGCAACGCAGGTAACGAATGCATGACAGACAGCACAGAGGTTATGTTAAAGATTGTGGCAACCCAATGA
- a CDS encoding radical SAM protein produces the protein MYPLNLSFFVTYKCNYNCPHCSLNADSKKDLWLPIAVIKKFLKEGKQLGFRVAIFTGGEPTLRLDSLLESIQFAKELGYATRVVSNGWWAFSEESAYNILSQMKEHGLDEINISFDDYHVTFFRQLWNIEPLYIVHVAKASLDLDIRLGIAIIEDANSTINERFVINLLSQHLGRPYEAIKENVVIIKDVPARIGRGKHLPTDIIPEREPLVSGCEDIGMTYGIHPDGRITVCCGHAIFESDFYDVGNWKENGTTLREAIDNASRNLIYWWLYTQGPKKILKKLKIHEKTTHLCDACKMLMVDYKDILIEYLRGHRDEILVNDVLLNTRAQEIVKFVKEKRRKSQWQL, from the coding sequence ATGTATCCTCTAAACTTATCTTTTTTTGTAACATATAAGTGTAATTATAACTGTCCTCATTGCTCCCTGAATGCAGATTCAAAAAAAGATCTATGGCTACCAATCGCAGTTATCAAAAAGTTCTTGAAAGAAGGAAAACAGCTAGGATTCAGAGTGGCTATTTTTACAGGAGGGGAACCTACATTAAGACTAGACAGTTTATTAGAAAGTATTCAGTTCGCAAAGGAGTTAGGATATGCAACCAGAGTAGTTAGCAATGGATGGTGGGCATTTTCTGAGGAGAGTGCATATAATATATTATCTCAAATGAAAGAACATGGGCTAGATGAAATTAATATCAGCTTTGATGATTATCACGTCACGTTCTTCAGGCAACTTTGGAACATAGAACCATTATACATTGTTCATGTAGCCAAAGCCTCATTAGATTTAGATATTCGCCTGGGGATCGCCATTATAGAAGATGCAAATTCCACAATAAATGAAAGATTTGTTATAAACTTACTTTCACAACACTTAGGCAGACCTTATGAAGCGATAAAAGAAAATGTTGTAATTATTAAAGATGTACCAGCTCGGATTGGTAGGGGAAAACATCTCCCTACAGACATTATCCCCGAACGCGAACCTCTAGTGTCTGGATGCGAGGACATTGGGATGACATATGGTATTCACCCCGACGGAAGAATTACAGTCTGTTGTGGGCATGCAATCTTCGAGAGCGACTTTTATGACGTCGGGAACTGGAAAGAGAATGGAACAACACTGAGAGAAGCAATAGATAACGCTTCAAGGAACCTTATCTACTGGTGGCTTTATACTCAGGGACCAAAGAAAATCCTAAAGAAATTGAAGATACATGAAAAGACAACTCACCTCTGTGATGCTTGCAAAATGTTAATGGTTGATTATAAAGATATCCTTATAGAGTATCTCAGAGGTCACAGAGATGAAATATTAGTAAATGATGTTCTCCTTAATACTAGAGCCCAGGAGATAGTAAAATTTGTCAAAGAGAAAAGGAGGAAGTCCCAATGGCAATTATAG
- a CDS encoding mechanosensitive ion channel family protein: MVEFFGNQTISLIGGASIKLDSLVGAAVSVVIGLILAEVVYRWILALSKSTKYVWIFNEDTGKLLRNFIIIGSLLSAFDTLGLLSITVFGSTLSKIIAGFLLFYISYLIGKKVQDYWLIREGAEAQIKAKIFYYTLVTLAFFLALNIAGFSGRLTTVIAAAGITGIVLGFSAQTVIANFISGIFMYFDKPLKIGDPVEVGGYSGIVHDIRILSTRIRTWDGLLVRIPNEKVFNSEIKNLAKYPARRVDVIVGIAYREDIERVIRIIREILDDMPYVLAEPEPSIFVDELGDSSVNIAVRAWAPSEKWFDVRTQILQRIKEALDEKGIEIPFPQRVNWFAEELRVKLEH; the protein is encoded by the coding sequence ATGGTCGAGTTTTTTGGAAACCAAACGATTAGTCTAATTGGTGGTGCTTCAATAAAACTGGACTCACTCGTTGGGGCCGCGGTGAGTGTAGTAATAGGCCTCATTCTCGCGGAGGTAGTGTATAGGTGGATACTCGCCCTCTCAAAAAGTACAAAATACGTATGGATATTCAACGAAGATACTGGTAAGCTTCTCAGAAATTTCATCATAATAGGATCCTTGCTTTCCGCATTTGACACCCTTGGGTTGTTGAGTATAACAGTCTTCGGGAGCACCCTCAGCAAGATAATAGCTGGATTCCTTCTCTTTTACATATCCTATCTTATTGGAAAAAAGGTACAGGACTACTGGCTAATCAGAGAGGGAGCAGAAGCGCAAATAAAGGCAAAGATATTTTACTACACCCTGGTGACTCTCGCATTTTTCCTAGCCTTAAATATTGCAGGATTCAGCGGAAGATTAACAACTGTAATTGCCGCAGCCGGGATAACAGGTATAGTACTCGGTTTTTCAGCTCAAACGGTCATCGCAAATTTCATCTCAGGCATATTCATGTATTTTGATAAGCCCCTAAAAATAGGAGATCCAGTAGAAGTTGGGGGATACTCCGGAATAGTCCACGACATTAGGATTTTGTCAACAAGGATAAGAACGTGGGACGGATTACTAGTCAGGATACCAAATGAAAAGGTGTTTAACAGTGAAATAAAAAACTTAGCAAAGTATCCCGCGAGGAGGGTAGATGTAATAGTTGGGATAGCGTACAGAGAAGACATCGAGAGAGTAATTAGGATTATAAGGGAGATATTAGATGACATGCCCTACGTGCTTGCCGAGCCCGAACCCTCAATTTTCGTGGATGAACTGGGAGACAGTAGCGTGAATATAGCCGTAAGGGCTTGGGCTCCAAGTGAAAAATGGTTTGATGTGAGAACTCAGATTCTGCAGAGAATAAAAGAGGCCCTTGATGAGAAGGGAATAGAGATACCATTCCCACAGAGAGTCAACTGGTTTGCCGAGGAGCTGAGAGTAAAGCTGGAACATTAG
- a CDS encoding DUF432 domain-containing protein has translation MFGKTKLIEGEISVGAQKISIRKMGTWFEYVRGDVRKLVAGDEIAIYPAPAKGYGVKLMMVRLEEELIVPPNIGVEGFFSVPIEVSVKAGDVEVDRFSIGKEKYALYGTLERGVIVRYSRSRIKEKPEGIGVMKVKIVNKGPSWGKIERIVFPLLDIMYYTKERAFYPLIEVVINRGIEVINTGKPPLKNLSAVGDELKKLSFKMRW, from the coding sequence ATGTTTGGAAAGACCAAGCTCATTGAAGGAGAAATATCAGTGGGTGCTCAAAAGATAAGTATTAGAAAGATGGGAACTTGGTTTGAGTATGTAAGGGGAGATGTTAGAAAGCTAGTAGCTGGGGATGAAATCGCAATTTATCCGGCACCCGCGAAGGGATATGGGGTTAAGCTGATGATGGTGAGGCTAGAAGAGGAACTGATAGTCCCTCCAAATATTGGGGTAGAGGGATTCTTTTCAGTTCCAATAGAAGTTTCAGTCAAGGCAGGGGACGTCGAAGTTGACAGGTTTTCTATTGGAAAAGAAAAATATGCACTCTACGGAACACTGGAAAGGGGTGTTATAGTGAGGTATTCACGATCCCGTATAAAGGAGAAGCCAGAAGGTATTGGAGTAATGAAGGTTAAGATAGTGAATAAAGGGCCATCCTGGGGGAAAATTGAGAGGATCGTTTTTCCACTCCTCGACATCATGTACTACACGAAAGAGAGGGCGTTCTACCCTTTAATTGAAGTTGTAATAAACAGGGGGATCGAGGTCATAAATACAGGGAAGCCCCCTCTAAAGAACCTCTCCGCAGTTGGCGACGAGTTGAAGAAGCTCTCATTTAAGATGAGATGGTGA
- a CDS encoding outer membrane protein assembly factor BamB family protein: protein MRSILIAIFAMALILSPVLGWNGELCSNIKYQKSIEAVAISNSTIYASCSYREIARSPGGLIGIYYLGTTAAYSLNGSELWEVNSGFVVKLVPTDDGVLVGSMGGLIRLNRTGNYTGRFIPRYKLYDFTLNGNYVYVVSGEVFSSKERKGALYKLYLGNLSPMWSLNFQDTLDRVRVGKVIYVGSGYPSGFAGNFRFGSVYGVSPTGKILWEVKLGEWVRDMEIWRGYALVGTGYNGTGHILLIDDKGDILWNQTLFYVEDILVEGDTAYIGGYKKLAAVDLKDRKVLWELKMPYRVKVLALYKGKLLAGTGEFKVENSTVYSIGTLYVIDPRNGKVLNKISTGYVRSLAVGNGLIVVGTGSNIFMVLKESEVLPRSICGPGLLLLLIVLGKKLKKR from the coding sequence GTGAGGAGTATTCTAATCGCCATATTTGCCATGGCACTAATACTCTCCCCGGTTTTGGGATGGAACGGAGAGTTGTGTTCTAATATAAAATATCAGAAAAGTATCGAAGCTGTAGCGATAAGCAATTCCACAATATATGCATCCTGCTCCTACAGAGAGATAGCCAGATCACCTGGGGGCCTTATAGGAATATACTACTTAGGAACCACTGCGGCATATTCCCTAAATGGGAGCGAGCTATGGGAAGTTAACTCAGGATTTGTTGTGAAGTTGGTTCCAACGGATGATGGAGTGTTAGTAGGCAGTATGGGCGGCCTGATAAGACTCAACAGAACAGGAAACTATACTGGAAGGTTCATACCAAGGTACAAACTTTACGACTTTACACTCAACGGCAACTACGTGTACGTTGTAAGTGGGGAGGTATTCAGCAGTAAGGAGAGAAAAGGGGCATTATATAAGCTTTATCTTGGAAATTTAAGCCCAATGTGGAGTCTCAACTTTCAGGACACACTAGACAGAGTAAGAGTGGGAAAGGTAATATACGTCGGTAGCGGGTATCCCTCAGGCTTTGCAGGGAACTTCAGGTTTGGGAGCGTGTATGGAGTAAGTCCAACTGGGAAAATACTGTGGGAAGTCAAGCTTGGAGAATGGGTTAGAGACATGGAGATCTGGAGAGGATACGCTCTCGTTGGAACGGGGTACAATGGGACTGGGCATATACTCCTAATCGACGATAAGGGAGACATTCTTTGGAATCAGACGCTATTCTACGTCGAGGATATTTTAGTTGAGGGGGACACAGCATACATCGGCGGCTATAAGAAACTCGCAGCAGTCGATCTCAAGGATAGGAAGGTTCTGTGGGAGTTAAAAATGCCGTACAGAGTAAAGGTTCTAGCACTATACAAGGGCAAACTGCTGGCAGGAACTGGAGAGTTTAAGGTGGAAAATTCAACGGTATACAGCATAGGCACCCTATACGTAATCGATCCAAGGAATGGAAAGGTGCTCAACAAGATTTCCACAGGGTACGTGAGAAGCCTAGCGGTAGGAAATGGGCTTATAGTGGTTGGTACTGGCAGTAACATATTCATGGTTCTAAAAGAAAGCGAAGTTTTACCCAGGTCAATATGCGGTCCAGGGTTACTCCTTCTTCTCATCGTCCTGGGAAAGAAACTCAAGAAGAGATAA
- a CDS encoding DHH family phosphoesterase, translating into MAVRDCPECHGTGKVKVGEKECPVCGGWGYVPADFNLSEHLKGYRNLQNIGVDEEVDEIPCPECHGKGVVPVYDTCPTCGGTGKVLVCDICGRVKGPWEPGMETTWVCPECERKFKVVYVLDNACDYEDVEIGSYYKGIIDRVERFGVFVRLNKHVLGLIKKKDLLGKRQYVPGQEIIVQVLDVRPDKREIDFLEAPLTKYREVQVKKELPVTPIGELREELAGKTVKIRGKVTQVQVTGGPTVFTLTDGTGITWAAAFEAPGVRAYPNINVGDIVEVIGKVSFHAGKIQVEIIDMYRLWGPEAAEVKKKIEEELDRKAKPEDVGFLVKSEVLEALKPKIMQAAFMIRRAIFEGRPIILRHHADTDGYTAGVALETAIVPLIEKVAPDPDARWHLFKRRPSRAPFYELEDVLKDIIFMMEDHMRFGDELPLIVIVDNGGTSEDIPAYKRLKAYGVKIVVIDHHDPRDWVSEGKAAVDEYVDVHVNPHHVKRGYYELTAGMLATEVARFINPEVEDRIKHLPAIAGTGDRSKAPEFYQYLEYAKEKGLTEEDLKKIAEVIDHEAFYWKFMDGRGIIEEILLVTGNLQRHRMLVESIYPEVKAKQEKVLKAVLPHVKSVVLPNGIRFNTIDVEMYAPKFEYPSPGKLSGIIHDHFKEKYGEDSPIITLAYGPDFAVVRASDGMAKYNFDLNKIVKTLEEKLPDAGVEGGGHSYAGSIKFFEGKRKEVLEAFAKEILKLKAGA; encoded by the coding sequence ATGGCCGTCAGAGATTGTCCCGAGTGCCACGGTACCGGTAAGGTAAAGGTAGGCGAGAAGGAATGTCCCGTCTGCGGGGGGTGGGGTTACGTTCCTGCCGACTTTAACCTGAGCGAGCACCTAAAAGGCTATAGGAACCTCCAGAATATTGGAGTTGATGAGGAGGTAGATGAGATTCCATGCCCAGAGTGCCACGGCAAAGGTGTAGTTCCTGTCTACGATACCTGCCCAACCTGCGGTGGGACTGGGAAAGTTCTAGTCTGCGACATCTGCGGCAGAGTTAAAGGGCCCTGGGAGCCCGGAATGGAGACAACTTGGGTCTGCCCCGAGTGCGAGAGGAAGTTTAAGGTTGTGTACGTTCTGGACAATGCCTGCGATTATGAGGACGTTGAAATAGGCAGCTACTACAAGGGAATAATCGATAGGGTTGAGAGGTTTGGAGTCTTCGTGAGGTTAAACAAGCACGTTCTCGGCTTAATAAAGAAGAAAGATCTCCTGGGCAAGAGGCAATATGTTCCTGGGCAGGAAATCATAGTGCAAGTATTGGATGTTAGACCAGATAAAAGGGAGATAGACTTCCTTGAGGCTCCCCTGACTAAGTACAGGGAGGTTCAGGTGAAAAAAGAGCTCCCAGTAACGCCAATCGGCGAGCTTAGAGAGGAGCTTGCCGGTAAGACAGTGAAGATCAGGGGTAAGGTCACGCAGGTTCAAGTTACTGGCGGCCCAACGGTGTTCACGCTAACCGACGGAACCGGGATCACGTGGGCCGCAGCGTTCGAGGCCCCGGGAGTTAGAGCCTATCCAAACATAAACGTTGGGGATATAGTGGAGGTAATTGGAAAGGTTTCATTCCACGCTGGAAAGATCCAAGTCGAAATCATCGACATGTACAGACTCTGGGGTCCAGAGGCAGCTGAAGTCAAGAAGAAGATAGAGGAGGAGCTTGACAGGAAGGCCAAGCCTGAAGACGTGGGATTCCTAGTTAAGAGCGAGGTTCTCGAGGCGTTAAAGCCCAAAATAATGCAGGCCGCCTTCATGATAAGGAGGGCCATCTTCGAGGGCAGGCCAATAATACTAAGGCACCACGCCGACACTGACGGTTATACTGCTGGAGTGGCACTTGAAACTGCAATAGTTCCCCTGATAGAGAAGGTCGCTCCCGATCCAGATGCAAGATGGCACCTCTTCAAGAGAAGGCCTTCAAGGGCTCCATTCTACGAGCTTGAAGACGTCCTAAAGGACATAATCTTCATGATGGAAGACCACATGAGGTTCGGGGATGAGCTACCCCTCATAGTCATAGTCGACAACGGAGGAACGAGCGAGGACATTCCAGCCTACAAGAGGCTCAAAGCCTACGGAGTTAAGATAGTGGTGATTGACCACCACGACCCCAGGGACTGGGTAAGTGAGGGTAAAGCTGCCGTTGACGAGTACGTTGACGTTCACGTCAATCCGCACCACGTTAAGCGCGGTTACTACGAATTAACGGCGGGAATGCTTGCCACGGAGGTTGCAAGATTCATAAACCCAGAGGTCGAGGACAGGATAAAGCACCTCCCGGCCATAGCCGGAACGGGCGACAGGAGTAAAGCTCCTGAGTTCTACCAGTACCTTGAGTACGCTAAGGAGAAGGGATTGACTGAAGAAGACCTGAAGAAGATTGCGGAGGTAATCGACCACGAGGCGTTCTACTGGAAGTTCATGGATGGCAGAGGGATCATCGAGGAGATTTTACTCGTCACCGGAAACCTGCAGAGGCACAGGATGCTAGTTGAATCAATCTACCCAGAGGTTAAGGCGAAGCAGGAGAAAGTACTCAAGGCTGTTCTTCCTCACGTTAAGAGCGTTGTCCTGCCCAATGGTATAAGGTTCAACACGATTGACGTTGAAATGTACGCTCCAAAGTTCGAGTACCCAAGCCCAGGAAAGCTCTCAGGGATAATCCACGACCACTTCAAGGAGAAGTATGGGGAGGATTCACCAATAATAACTCTAGCGTACGGCCCAGACTTTGCCGTGGTCAGGGCAAGCGACGGGATGGCCAAGTACAACTTCGATCTAAACAAGATCGTCAAGACCCTCGAGGAGAAGCTCCCAGATGCAGGGGTTGAAGGGGGAGGCCACAGCTACGCCGGCTCGATAAAGTTCTTCGAAGGCAAGAGGAAGGAAGTCCTTGAGGCCTTCGCAAAGGAGATACTCAAGCTGAAGGCTGGTGCATGA
- a CDS encoding sugar phosphate nucleotidyltransferase encodes MKALIMAGGYATRLWPITKSKPKPLLPLGEKTIIEYILEKVKETGLPTYISTNKFFESHFRPLSDKYNIELIVENTYKEEEKLGTIGAIKNAIDVLGEDDYLIVAGDNVFSLSLLDFVRRFNELKKTLIAVYDVGDLELAKRYGIVILEGDRVIYFEEKPSSPKTSLISTGIYAFPKNVITRVEEYLKKGNKDAPGYFIQWLLESKTEIYGYKFGGYWYDIGSADSYLEAFKIFLKESYIEEIQISPYAKIIPPVVIRRGARILGRSIIGPYAYIDEECIIENSDISDSIIFRDTIIRNSTIWRSIIDEKCEIRNLELRKSLVGGHAKIQRGD; translated from the coding sequence TTGAAGGCCCTAATAATGGCGGGAGGTTATGCAACCCGGTTATGGCCCATCACAAAGAGCAAGCCCAAACCTCTTCTTCCGCTTGGGGAAAAAACGATAATTGAATACATTTTAGAGAAGGTAAAGGAAACAGGCCTGCCCACGTATATCTCAACGAATAAGTTCTTCGAGAGTCACTTTAGGCCTCTTTCCGATAAATATAACATCGAATTGATTGTTGAGAACACATACAAAGAAGAAGAAAAGTTAGGAACTATTGGGGCAATAAAAAATGCAATAGATGTATTGGGGGAGGATGATTACCTTATTGTCGCTGGGGATAACGTGTTTTCTCTTTCCCTGTTGGATTTTGTTAGGAGGTTCAATGAGCTAAAAAAGACCCTCATCGCAGTTTACGACGTCGGTGATCTTGAGCTGGCAAAGAGGTATGGAATTGTAATCCTTGAGGGTGATAGGGTAATATACTTTGAAGAAAAACCCTCAAGCCCCAAAACAAGCCTGATAAGCACAGGAATCTATGCGTTTCCAAAGAATGTAATAACGCGAGTGGAGGAGTACCTGAAGAAAGGGAATAAGGATGCTCCGGGGTATTTCATCCAGTGGCTCTTAGAGAGTAAGACGGAGATATATGGTTATAAATTTGGAGGCTACTGGTACGACATAGGATCTGCAGACAGCTATCTTGAGGCATTTAAGATATTCCTGAAGGAAAGCTACATTGAGGAGATTCAGATAAGCCCCTATGCTAAGATAATTCCGCCCGTAGTCATTAGAAGGGGGGCAAGGATATTAGGGAGGTCAATAATTGGGCCCTATGCCTATATCGATGAGGAATGCATCATAGAAAACTCTGACATAAGTGATTCTATAATATTTAGGGACACAATAATAAGAAACTCAACGATCTGGAGATCGATAATAGATGAAAAATGTGAAATAAGGAATCTAGAACTCAGAAAAAGCTTAGTTGGAGGTCATGCAAAAATCCAAAGGGGAGACTAA
- a CDS encoding TIGR01177 family methyltransferase, whose translation MFYVEILGMLPEMAKAEVRALSELGGGEVVGSDYLLVYGNVEDVSVLRRLGLAHEYGILLGSFDSAQDLLEYSSSLEWNKLIKGTFAVRRERMINCSHNVEGLDKKLGAIIHAQGFKVSLSRPDTVVRIYCGERLWLGVRIREFRGKEFDARKADRRPFSRPIALPPRIARAMVNLTRATRELLDPFMGTGGMLIEAGLMGLKVYGIDIREDMVEGAKINLEHYGVKDYVVKVGDATRIKEVFPGKTFEAIATDPPYGTSTTLPMDRDELYRRALESMYEVLEGYLSIAFPADFDAIDVAESIGFKVLDRFYQRVHSSLSRYFYVMKT comes from the coding sequence ATGTTCTACGTTGAAATCCTGGGAATGCTACCTGAGATGGCAAAGGCTGAAGTCAGGGCTTTATCGGAGCTCGGCGGAGGAGAGGTTGTAGGGTCAGATTATTTGCTAGTGTATGGCAATGTTGAAGATGTTAGCGTGTTAAGGAGGCTGGGACTTGCACATGAGTACGGCATCCTCTTAGGGTCTTTTGACTCAGCCCAGGATCTTCTCGAGTATTCAAGTTCCCTCGAGTGGAACAAGCTTATAAAGGGAACTTTTGCCGTGAGAAGAGAGCGGATGATTAACTGCTCCCATAATGTTGAAGGATTAGACAAAAAGCTTGGGGCAATAATCCACGCCCAGGGATTCAAAGTCAGCCTGTCCCGGCCAGATACTGTGGTGAGGATATACTGCGGGGAGAGGCTCTGGCTTGGAGTCAGGATTAGGGAGTTTAGAGGAAAGGAGTTTGATGCTAGGAAGGCGGACAGAAGGCCATTCTCGAGGCCAATAGCCCTTCCCCCTAGGATAGCCAGGGCCATGGTAAACCTGACGAGGGCAACCAGGGAGCTACTTGACCCCTTCATGGGTACTGGAGGAATGCTGATAGAGGCCGGCTTGATGGGCCTTAAAGTTTACGGAATAGACATAAGAGAGGACATGGTGGAAGGTGCCAAGATAAACCTTGAGCACTACGGGGTTAAAGACTACGTGGTTAAGGTGGGAGACGCGACAAGAATAAAGGAAGTGTTCCCAGGAAAGACCTTCGAGGCCATAGCTACCGATCCCCCGTATGGAACTTCAACAACCCTGCCGATGGACAGGGACGAGCTATACAGGAGGGCCCTGGAGAGCATGTACGAAGTTCTTGAAGGCTACCTGAGCATAGCGTTTCCGGCAGACTTTGATGCTATTGATGTTGCCGAATCAATAGGTTTTAAAGTTCTTGACAGGTTTTACCAGAGAGTTCACTCCTCCCTCTCGAGGTATTTCTACGTGATGAAGACCTAA
- a CDS encoding DUF58 domain-containing protein, with protein sequence MKGAKFFLSIFFWFVFAALIFNVPKLGIFPLLILITAVLIPPPSDITVKRVLESRKVEVGKQIKVEVAVEVRRGIGIVFVKENPPQVFEVKGRHYGAFFTFPGRRRLKIKYYLTARKRGQYELPKAEVYSFHPFRVHPMKWMLAGNKDKITVISPFKSLRVAPHRIVRSSLAQASMYSRFGFVTTDFKEIREYREGDPFKAINWKATARTGKLLVNEFEKEGKKTIMIFLDARIEKLGSYLENLLDHGVKVAMLLADFYLSMGSNVGLYIIGQGKLVTPTSSKAQKRSIIKALMSASFERDETIDDAFKNLENVLRRFSPQIILITALDDPIIPEISSIKRDVIVVDVLPDYGEFTPLVSLKKKALRNKARKRVIGWVAHKEDPGVVLLRLLGVVS encoded by the coding sequence ATGAAGGGGGCAAAGTTTTTCCTCTCAATATTCTTCTGGTTTGTATTTGCCGCCCTAATCTTCAACGTACCGAAGCTCGGGATATTTCCCCTTCTCATCCTAATAACCGCAGTTTTAATTCCTCCACCATCCGATATTACCGTGAAAAGAGTACTTGAAAGCAGGAAAGTAGAGGTGGGGAAGCAGATTAAAGTCGAAGTAGCGGTAGAAGTCAGAAGGGGAATAGGAATAGTATTTGTGAAGGAGAATCCCCCTCAAGTTTTTGAAGTCAAAGGCAGGCATTATGGGGCATTCTTTACGTTTCCTGGTCGAAGGAGGCTAAAGATAAAATACTATCTTACGGCAAGGAAAAGGGGACAATACGAGCTTCCAAAAGCTGAGGTATACTCCTTTCACCCATTCAGGGTTCATCCAATGAAATGGATGCTTGCAGGCAATAAGGATAAGATAACGGTGATATCTCCGTTTAAATCGCTTAGGGTAGCCCCTCACAGGATAGTGAGGAGTAGCCTAGCTCAGGCGAGCATGTATTCCAGGTTCGGTTTTGTAACGACAGATTTTAAAGAAATAAGAGAGTATAGAGAAGGAGATCCTTTTAAGGCCATAAATTGGAAGGCTACCGCGAGAACCGGGAAGCTCCTTGTTAATGAATTTGAAAAGGAGGGAAAGAAAACAATCATGATTTTCCTAGATGCGAGGATTGAAAAACTTGGATCATATTTGGAAAATCTCCTCGACCATGGAGTAAAGGTGGCGATGCTACTTGCAGATTTTTATCTCTCCATGGGTAGCAACGTTGGTTTATACATAATAGGGCAGGGAAAGCTTGTCACACCAACTTCCTCAAAAGCCCAGAAAAGGAGTATAATAAAAGCCCTAATGTCAGCTAGCTTTGAAAGGGATGAGACTATTGACGATGCCTTTAAAAACTTGGAAAATGTTCTAAGAAGGTTTTCACCACAGATAATCCTGATAACCGCCCTAGATGATCCCATAATCCCCGAAATTTCTTCAATAAAGAGAGATGTCATTGTTGTAGATGTTCTTCCGGATTATGGAGAATTTACACCTCTAGTATCCTTAAAGAAGAAAGCACTTAGAAATAAAGCGAGAAAGAGAGTAATTGGGTGGGTGGCCCACAAAGAAGATCCCGGAGTGGTACTTCTAAGGCTCTTGGGGGTGGTCTCATGA